A DNA window from Helianthus annuus cultivar XRQ/B chromosome 15, HanXRQr2.0-SUNRISE, whole genome shotgun sequence contains the following coding sequences:
- the LOC110911984 gene encoding 3-hydroxy-3-methylglutaryl coenzyme A reductase 2-B isoform X2: MDVRPHPVKNQPRHRSAKPATSGELLKPHNQPKASDALPLPLYFTSGLFFTMFFSVMYFLLQRWRDKIRNSVPLHVVTLSELAAILSLIASVIYLVGFFGIDFVQSIIRPSPDSWEIEDEDKSAPCGQTLIMPTVVSENKKPPTEHNYDEILKNMGPGSISNLSKQKNKNPPTSSDHMLDDDDEIVKMVVQGTFPSYALETKLSDCNRSAAIRREAVQRITGKSLSGLPLDGFDYESILGKCCEMPVGYVQIPVGIAGPLLLNGDEFFVPMATTEGCLVASTNRGCKAVYVSGGATCVVVKDGMTRAPVVRFGSAKRAAELKMFLEDPLNFETLAVVFNKFGRLQSVRCAIAGKNLYVRFCCATGDAMGMNMVSKGVQNVLDFLQTDFPDMDVMGISGNYCSDKKPAAVNWIEGRGKSVVCEAVIKEEVAQKVLKTTVSALVELNMLKNLTGSAMAGALGGFNAHASNIVSAVYLATGQDPAQNVESSHCITMMEAVNEGRDLHISVTMPSIEVGTVGGGTQLASQSACLNILGVKGASKDEPGSNSRVLATVVAGSVLAGELSLMSAISAGQLVKSHMKYNRSTKDMSKLTSS; this comes from the exons ATGGACGTTCGCCCGCACCCGGTCAAGAACCAACCGCGCCACCGATCGGCAAAACCCGCCACTTCCGGCGAACTTCTAAAACCACACAACCAACCAAAAGCCTCAGACGCACTCCCACTCCCACTTTACTTCACCAGCGGCCTCTTCTTCACCATGTTCTTCTCCGTCATGTACTTCCTCCTCCAGCGGTGGCGCGACAAGATCCGAAACTCCGTCCCACTCCACGTCGTCACCTTATCGGAGCTTGCGGCAATCCTCTCCCTCATCGCCTCCGTTATTTACCTCGTCGGGTTCTTCGGTATCGACTTCGTCCAATCCATCATCCGCCCTTCCCCCGATTCCTGGGAAATCGAAGACGAAGATAAGTCTGCCCCATGCGGGCAGACACTAATTATGCCGACAGTGGTTTCAGAAAATAAGAAACCACCGACAGAACATAATTACGATGAGATTTTAAAAAATATGGGCCCAGGTTCCATTTCTAACCTCAgcaaacaaaaaaataaaaacccacCGACATCGTCCGACCATATGTTGGACGATGACGACGAGATAGTAAAAATGGTCGTCCAGGGTACATTCCCGTCGTACGCATTGGAAACAAAGCTCAGTGACTGCAACCGTTCTGCGGCCATACGCCGCGAGGCGGTTCAACGGATAACCGGGAAGTCGTTATCCGGTTTGCCACTTGACGGGTTCGATTACGAGTCGATATTGGGGAAGTGTTGTGAGATGCCGGTGGGGTATGTGCAGATTCCGGTGGGGATTGCGGGGCCGTTGTTGTTGAATGGGGATGAGTTTTTTGTGCCGATGGCTACGACTGAAGGGTGTCTAGTGGCAAGTACGAATAGAGGGTGTAAGGCTGTATATGTTTCGGGTGGGGCGACTTGCGTGGTGGTGAAAGATGGGATGACTAGAGCGCCGGTGGTTAGGTTCGGCAGTGCAAAGAGAGCGGCGGAGTTGAAGATGTTCTTGGAAGATCCGTTGAATTTTGAGACACTTGCCGTTGTGTTTAACAA ATTTGGAAGGCTACAGAGCGTTCGATGTGCGATTGCGGGCAAGAATCTATATGTAAGGTTTTGTTGTGCAACCGGGGACGCAATGGGGATGAACATGGTCTCGAAAGGTGTCCAAAATGTCCTTGATTTCCTTCAAACCGATTTCCCGGATATGGATGTTATGGGTATTTCTG GAAATTATTGCTCGGACAAGAAACCTGCTGCGGTAAACTGGATAGAAGGGCGTGGGAAGTCTGTTGTATGTGAGGCGGTGATCAAAGAAGAGGTGgcgcaaaaagttttgaaaacaacGGTCTCCGCCTTGGTGGAGCTTAACATGCTCAAGAATCTTACGGGGTCCGCCATGGCTGGTGCACTTGGAGGGTTTAATGCACATGCTAGCAACATAGTCTCCGCTGTGTACCTAGCCACTGGACAAGACCCTGCTCAGAATGTTGAGAGCTCACATTGCATCACCATGATGGAAGCCGTAAATGAAGGCAGAGACCTTCATATATCGGTCACCATGCCATCCATTGAG GTTGGAACAGTTGGAGGGGGCACACAGCTTGCATCACAGTCAGCATGTCTAAACATATTAGGTGTCAAAGGTGCAAGCAAAGATGAACCAGGGTCAAACTCACGGGTGTTGGCCACAGTAGTAGCTGGTTCAGTCCTTGCAGGTGAGCTCTCTCTCATGTCAGCAATTTCAGCTGGTCAACTGGTCAAGAGTCACATGAAATACAACAGATCTACGAAAGATATGTCCAAGTTAACATCCTCTTAA
- the LOC110911984 gene encoding 3-hydroxy-3-methylglutaryl coenzyme A reductase 2-B isoform X3 has translation MDVRPHPVKNQPRHRSAKPATSGELLKPHNQPKASDALPLPLYFTSGLFFTMFFSVMYFLLQRWRDKIRNSVPLHVVTLSELAAILSLIASVIYLVGFFGIDFVQSIIRPSPDSWEIEDEDKSAPCGQTLIMPTVVSENKKPPTEHNYDEILKNMGPGSISNLSKQKNKNPPTSSDHMLDDDDEIVKMVVQGTFPSYALETKLSDCNRSAAIRREAVQRITGKSLSGLPLDGFDYESILGKCCEMPVGYVQIPVGIAGPLLLNGDEFFVPMATTEGCLVASTNRGCKAVYVSGGATCVVVKDGMTRAPVVRFGSAKRAAELKMFLEDPLNFETLAVVFNKSSRFGRLQSVRCAIAGKNLYVRFCCATGDAMGMNMVSKGVQNVLDFLQTDFPDMDVMGISGNYCSDKKPAAVNWIEGRGKSVVCEAVIKEEVAQKVLKTTVSALVELNMLKNLTGSAMAGALGGFNAHASNIVSAVYLATGQDPAQNVESSHCITMMEAVNEGRDLHISVTMPSIEVGTVGGGTQLASQSACLNILGVKGASKDEPGSNSRVLATVVAGSVLAGIKLDLGHGCCF, from the exons ATGGACGTTCGCCCGCACCCGGTCAAGAACCAACCGCGCCACCGATCGGCAAAACCCGCCACTTCCGGCGAACTTCTAAAACCACACAACCAACCAAAAGCCTCAGACGCACTCCCACTCCCACTTTACTTCACCAGCGGCCTCTTCTTCACCATGTTCTTCTCCGTCATGTACTTCCTCCTCCAGCGGTGGCGCGACAAGATCCGAAACTCCGTCCCACTCCACGTCGTCACCTTATCGGAGCTTGCGGCAATCCTCTCCCTCATCGCCTCCGTTATTTACCTCGTCGGGTTCTTCGGTATCGACTTCGTCCAATCCATCATCCGCCCTTCCCCCGATTCCTGGGAAATCGAAGACGAAGATAAGTCTGCCCCATGCGGGCAGACACTAATTATGCCGACAGTGGTTTCAGAAAATAAGAAACCACCGACAGAACATAATTACGATGAGATTTTAAAAAATATGGGCCCAGGTTCCATTTCTAACCTCAgcaaacaaaaaaataaaaacccacCGACATCGTCCGACCATATGTTGGACGATGACGACGAGATAGTAAAAATGGTCGTCCAGGGTACATTCCCGTCGTACGCATTGGAAACAAAGCTCAGTGACTGCAACCGTTCTGCGGCCATACGCCGCGAGGCGGTTCAACGGATAACCGGGAAGTCGTTATCCGGTTTGCCACTTGACGGGTTCGATTACGAGTCGATATTGGGGAAGTGTTGTGAGATGCCGGTGGGGTATGTGCAGATTCCGGTGGGGATTGCGGGGCCGTTGTTGTTGAATGGGGATGAGTTTTTTGTGCCGATGGCTACGACTGAAGGGTGTCTAGTGGCAAGTACGAATAGAGGGTGTAAGGCTGTATATGTTTCGGGTGGGGCGACTTGCGTGGTGGTGAAAGATGGGATGACTAGAGCGCCGGTGGTTAGGTTCGGCAGTGCAAAGAGAGCGGCGGAGTTGAAGATGTTCTTGGAAGATCCGTTGAATTTTGAGACACTTGCCGTTGTGTTTAACAA ATCAAGTAGATTTGGAAGGCTACAGAGCGTTCGATGTGCGATTGCGGGCAAGAATCTATATGTAAGGTTTTGTTGTGCAACCGGGGACGCAATGGGGATGAACATGGTCTCGAAAGGTGTCCAAAATGTCCTTGATTTCCTTCAAACCGATTTCCCGGATATGGATGTTATGGGTATTTCTG GAAATTATTGCTCGGACAAGAAACCTGCTGCGGTAAACTGGATAGAAGGGCGTGGGAAGTCTGTTGTATGTGAGGCGGTGATCAAAGAAGAGGTGgcgcaaaaagttttgaaaacaacGGTCTCCGCCTTGGTGGAGCTTAACATGCTCAAGAATCTTACGGGGTCCGCCATGGCTGGTGCACTTGGAGGGTTTAATGCACATGCTAGCAACATAGTCTCCGCTGTGTACCTAGCCACTGGACAAGACCCTGCTCAGAATGTTGAGAGCTCACATTGCATCACCATGATGGAAGCCGTAAATGAAGGCAGAGACCTTCATATATCGGTCACCATGCCATCCATTGAG GTTGGAACAGTTGGAGGGGGCACACAGCTTGCATCACAGTCAGCATGTCTAAACATATTAGGTGTCAAAGGTGCAAGCAAAGATGAACCAGGGTCAAACTCACGGGTGTTGGCCACAGTAGTAGCTGGTTCAGTCCTTGCAG gtatcaagttggatcttgggcacgggtgttgtttctag
- the LOC110911984 gene encoding 3-hydroxy-3-methylglutaryl coenzyme A reductase 2-B isoform X1, which yields MDVRPHPVKNQPRHRSAKPATSGELLKPHNQPKASDALPLPLYFTSGLFFTMFFSVMYFLLQRWRDKIRNSVPLHVVTLSELAAILSLIASVIYLVGFFGIDFVQSIIRPSPDSWEIEDEDKSAPCGQTLIMPTVVSENKKPPTEHNYDEILKNMGPGSISNLSKQKNKNPPTSSDHMLDDDDEIVKMVVQGTFPSYALETKLSDCNRSAAIRREAVQRITGKSLSGLPLDGFDYESILGKCCEMPVGYVQIPVGIAGPLLLNGDEFFVPMATTEGCLVASTNRGCKAVYVSGGATCVVVKDGMTRAPVVRFGSAKRAAELKMFLEDPLNFETLAVVFNKSSRFGRLQSVRCAIAGKNLYVRFCCATGDAMGMNMVSKGVQNVLDFLQTDFPDMDVMGISGNYCSDKKPAAVNWIEGRGKSVVCEAVIKEEVAQKVLKTTVSALVELNMLKNLTGSAMAGALGGFNAHASNIVSAVYLATGQDPAQNVESSHCITMMEAVNEGRDLHISVTMPSIEVGTVGGGTQLASQSACLNILGVKGASKDEPGSNSRVLATVVAGSVLAGELSLMSAISAGQLVKSHMKYNRSTKDMSKLTSS from the exons ATGGACGTTCGCCCGCACCCGGTCAAGAACCAACCGCGCCACCGATCGGCAAAACCCGCCACTTCCGGCGAACTTCTAAAACCACACAACCAACCAAAAGCCTCAGACGCACTCCCACTCCCACTTTACTTCACCAGCGGCCTCTTCTTCACCATGTTCTTCTCCGTCATGTACTTCCTCCTCCAGCGGTGGCGCGACAAGATCCGAAACTCCGTCCCACTCCACGTCGTCACCTTATCGGAGCTTGCGGCAATCCTCTCCCTCATCGCCTCCGTTATTTACCTCGTCGGGTTCTTCGGTATCGACTTCGTCCAATCCATCATCCGCCCTTCCCCCGATTCCTGGGAAATCGAAGACGAAGATAAGTCTGCCCCATGCGGGCAGACACTAATTATGCCGACAGTGGTTTCAGAAAATAAGAAACCACCGACAGAACATAATTACGATGAGATTTTAAAAAATATGGGCCCAGGTTCCATTTCTAACCTCAgcaaacaaaaaaataaaaacccacCGACATCGTCCGACCATATGTTGGACGATGACGACGAGATAGTAAAAATGGTCGTCCAGGGTACATTCCCGTCGTACGCATTGGAAACAAAGCTCAGTGACTGCAACCGTTCTGCGGCCATACGCCGCGAGGCGGTTCAACGGATAACCGGGAAGTCGTTATCCGGTTTGCCACTTGACGGGTTCGATTACGAGTCGATATTGGGGAAGTGTTGTGAGATGCCGGTGGGGTATGTGCAGATTCCGGTGGGGATTGCGGGGCCGTTGTTGTTGAATGGGGATGAGTTTTTTGTGCCGATGGCTACGACTGAAGGGTGTCTAGTGGCAAGTACGAATAGAGGGTGTAAGGCTGTATATGTTTCGGGTGGGGCGACTTGCGTGGTGGTGAAAGATGGGATGACTAGAGCGCCGGTGGTTAGGTTCGGCAGTGCAAAGAGAGCGGCGGAGTTGAAGATGTTCTTGGAAGATCCGTTGAATTTTGAGACACTTGCCGTTGTGTTTAACAA ATCAAGTAGATTTGGAAGGCTACAGAGCGTTCGATGTGCGATTGCGGGCAAGAATCTATATGTAAGGTTTTGTTGTGCAACCGGGGACGCAATGGGGATGAACATGGTCTCGAAAGGTGTCCAAAATGTCCTTGATTTCCTTCAAACCGATTTCCCGGATATGGATGTTATGGGTATTTCTG GAAATTATTGCTCGGACAAGAAACCTGCTGCGGTAAACTGGATAGAAGGGCGTGGGAAGTCTGTTGTATGTGAGGCGGTGATCAAAGAAGAGGTGgcgcaaaaagttttgaaaacaacGGTCTCCGCCTTGGTGGAGCTTAACATGCTCAAGAATCTTACGGGGTCCGCCATGGCTGGTGCACTTGGAGGGTTTAATGCACATGCTAGCAACATAGTCTCCGCTGTGTACCTAGCCACTGGACAAGACCCTGCTCAGAATGTTGAGAGCTCACATTGCATCACCATGATGGAAGCCGTAAATGAAGGCAGAGACCTTCATATATCGGTCACCATGCCATCCATTGAG GTTGGAACAGTTGGAGGGGGCACACAGCTTGCATCACAGTCAGCATGTCTAAACATATTAGGTGTCAAAGGTGCAAGCAAAGATGAACCAGGGTCAAACTCACGGGTGTTGGCCACAGTAGTAGCTGGTTCAGTCCTTGCAGGTGAGCTCTCTCTCATGTCAGCAATTTCAGCTGGTCAACTGGTCAAGAGTCACATGAAATACAACAGATCTACGAAAGATATGTCCAAGTTAACATCCTCTTAA